The DNA sequence AGGCCGTACGGACGCGTGCGTCGCACACCTTCAAGCCGTTCGGTACGGGGGCGCGGGCGTGCATCGGGCGCCAGTTCGCGCTGCACGAGGCCACGCTGGTGCTGGGCCTGCTGCTGCGCCGGTACGAGCTGCCGGCCGACCCGGGATATCGGCTGCGGGTGACGGAGCGGCTGACGCTGATGCCGCAGGTGCTGCGGCTGCGCGTGCAGCGCCGGATGCCCGGCACCGCGCGCACCGAGCCCGTCCCGTCCGGGACCGTCGAGAGCGCGACGTCAGACGTCCGCTGTCCAGTGCACAGGCCGGCCGACTGACGCGGGCAGCCGTGTGCCGGCGCTGCCCCGGGCCGCGTTGAGCTGGGGCTGGGTCAGGAAGAAGGCGTCCGTCAGATCGGCGTCCGTGAGGTCGGTGTCGCGCAGGTCGGCGCCGATGAGGTCCGCGCCGCGCAGATCGGCGCCGGTCAGGTCGGCGGCGATGAGGCAGGCGCCGCGCAGGTTCGCGCCCCGCAGGTCGGCGCCCCTCAGCCGGGCGCCCATCAGGTCCGCGCCCCGGCGGTTCTTCTTGCGCCCGCCGCCGATGCCGGCCCTGGCCAGTTCGCTGGTCTTGAGCAGGAGCACGTTGACGTCCTGCCGGTGCGCGGCCACGTCCAGTGCCGCGAGGTCCTGCGGGGTCCCCCGGGTGAGTTCCTCGGTCCTCTCCAGGATGCGCCGCAGGTCGGCGTGGAGGGGGCGGGCGGCGGGCAGGGCGAGTGCCTCGGTGAGGTACCACAGCAGTTCGTGGAGCTGACGGACGACCGGGAAGACGTCGAACATCTGCCGGGCGTGCTCACGCGAGCCCGTCCGCCAGTCCTGTCCGTCGAAGGTGACCTGTGAGACCTTCTGGCCGGCGCCGAAGCAGTCGTAGACGGTGCAGCCGGTGAAACCGGTCTGCCGGAGCCGGTCGTGGATGCCGCACCGGTGGTCGTCACGGAGGTTGTGACAGGGTTTCCCGGCCGCCTTGTCGACCGCGAAGTCGGCCGACGCGGCGAAGGGCAGGGCCACACAGCACAGCCCGAAGCAGTTGGCGCAGTCACCGTGCAGGCCGGCCCGGTCGAACATCTGATCTTGCATACCGTTCAGCATACGGAACGAAGAACTCACCTTGAGTTTCCGCTCCCGAGTGACTCAGCCGTCGAGGCCCGTCAGATCGAGGCCGCCGAGCCGGTCGGGGTCCGCCAGGATGAACATGTGCGTGATGCGGCCGTCGGCGACGGTGACGCCCATGACCGACTGCGTCCGCCCCTCGGGTGCGTGGACGACCCCGATCTCCCCGTTGACCAGCACGAGCTGCGCGTACCGCGCGAACTGAGCGAACAGCAGCGCCTGTTCGGCCACCGGCTTCGCACCGCGCACCACCTTCGACGCCGCCGCACCGCGGACCAGCGGCCCGGAGTCCGCGCGCAGCACCACGTCCGGGTCGAGGACCGCGAGCAGCGCCTCGAAGTCCCCCGCGCGGGAGGCCGCCATGAAGGCGTCGAGGACCTGCCGCTGTCTGCCGAGGTCGGGCTCGGACGACGGCGTCGCGCCCCGCACCCGGCGCCGGGCGCGACTGGCCAGCTGCCGGGTGGCGGCCGAGGAGCGTTCCACGATCGGCGCGATGTCGTCGAAGGGCACCGCGAACATGTCGTGCAGCACGAACGCGATCCGCTCGGCGGGCTCCAGCGCCTCCAGCACCACCAGCAGTGCCAGGCCCACCGAGTCGGCCTGGAGAACCTCCTGCTCGGGATCGATCGTCGACAGCGGTCTGATCACGGGATCGGGGACGAAGGTGTCGTCCAGGGGCTCCTCGTGGCGCCGGGTGCGCGAGCGCAGCATGTCCAGGCAGACCCGGCCGACGACCGTGGTCAGCCAGGCGCCGAGGTTCTCGATGGCGCCCGCGTCGCTGCGGCTCAGCTTCAGCCAGGCCTCCTGGACGGCGTCCTCCGCCTCGGCGAGTGAGCCGAGCATGCGGTAGGCGACCGCCCTGAGACGGCCGCGGTGCTCCTCGAAGCTGTCCGCCAGCGCTTCCGTGTCGTTCACCGTGCTGCCCCCGTCTCCCCCGTCAATCCTTCGGAACTACCGGCCGAACAGTTCGAACGCCACCGCCGGCTTCCCGCCGAACCGCTCCCCCAGCGCCTCGGCGTTCGCGGTGAGGAAGCCGCGGGCGTACGTCTCCGGGTCCTCGCTCGTCAGCACCTCGATGTAGGTGCGGTGTTCGAGCAGCGAGCGCACCGCCCGCTCCAGGCCCGCCGTCGCGTCCACCGCGTGCGTGGGGGTGCTGGAGCCGGCGACGGCCACCCAGCGGACGCCGTTCCAGGGCTCCAGGCCCTGCTCGATGAGCTCCGGGAAGATCCAGCGGTTGCCCGCGTCGCCGGCCGCGTCCAGCGTCGCGCGGCCGACCGCCACATGGTCCGGGGTGTTCCAGGCGACGCCGCCCCAGGTGTCCCGGTGGTTGAGCGTGATCACCAGCTCGGGCCGGTGCCTGCGGATCGCGGCGGCGATGTCGCGGCGCAGGTCGATGCCGTACTCGATCACACCGTCCTTGTGGTCGAGGAACTCCACCGCCGACACGCCCACGACGGCCGCGCTGGCCTGCTGCTCGCGCTCCCGCAGCGGTGCGCACTTCGCGGGTTCCAGGGTGTCGATGCCGGCCTCGCCGCGGGTCGCGAGGACGTAGGTGACCTCGCGGCCGGCGTCGGTCCAGGCGGCGACCGCCGCCGAGCAGCCGTACTCGAGGTCGTCCGGGTGCGCGACGACGGCGAGCGCGCGCTGCCAGTCGTCCGGCATGGGCTTCAGCTGAGTGATCGTCGGCTCGGTCATGTCCGCACACTAACGCGCGACACCGACATCACGCTTCGTCACGGGTGAGCGCGAGCAGCCGGTCCAGGACGCGGGGGCCGCCGGCCCGGACACCGTCGTGTTCGAACTCGTCCGTCACCCAGGTCCGCAGGCCGCGGATGGTGCGGGCGGTGGCGAGGGAGTGGGCGGTGTCGACGTACATGTCGTCGTGGTAGACGGCCGCCGCGACCGGCACCTCGTTGGCGGCGAGGCGCGCCGGGTCGTACAGGGGCTGCCAGTCGGTGCGGGCGGCGAGGAGTTCGGCGGTCTCGCGCAGCGGGCGCAGCGCCGGATCGCAGTCGAACATCCAGGGGTGGATCGTCTCGCCGGTGAACAGCAGCGGTGCGTCGCCCGCGAGAGTCTTGGCGGCGTCGAACTGCGGGAACTCCGCGCGGACACGCTCGGCGGACCAGTCGGTGGGACGTGCGTCCTGGCCGTAGATCGCCTCGTGGACGAGGGCGTACAGCGGGTGGCTCGCGTACGAC is a window from the Streptomyces sp. NBC_00299 genome containing:
- a CDS encoding pentapeptide repeat-containing protein; protein product: MQDQMFDRAGLHGDCANCFGLCCVALPFAASADFAVDKAAGKPCHNLRDDHRCGIHDRLRQTGFTGCTVYDCFGAGQKVSQVTFDGQDWRTGSREHARQMFDVFPVVRQLHELLWYLTEALALPAARPLHADLRRILERTEELTRGTPQDLAALDVAAHRQDVNVLLLKTSELARAGIGGGRKKNRRGADLMGARLRGADLRGANLRGACLIAADLTGADLRGADLIGADLRDTDLTDADLTDAFFLTQPQLNAARGSAGTRLPASVGRPVHWTADV
- the sigJ gene encoding RNA polymerase sigma factor SigJ, which encodes MNDTEALADSFEEHRGRLRAVAYRMLGSLAEAEDAVQEAWLKLSRSDAGAIENLGAWLTTVVGRVCLDMLRSRTRRHEEPLDDTFVPDPVIRPLSTIDPEQEVLQADSVGLALLVVLEALEPAERIAFVLHDMFAVPFDDIAPIVERSSAATRQLASRARRRVRGATPSSEPDLGRQRQVLDAFMAASRAGDFEALLAVLDPDVVLRADSGPLVRGAAASKVVRGAKPVAEQALLFAQFARYAQLVLVNGEIGVVHAPEGRTQSVMGVTVADGRITHMFILADPDRLGGLDLTGLDG
- a CDS encoding PIG-L deacetylase family protein, producing the protein MTEPTITQLKPMPDDWQRALAVVAHPDDLEYGCSAAVAAWTDAGREVTYVLATRGEAGIDTLEPAKCAPLREREQQASAAVVGVSAVEFLDHKDGVIEYGIDLRRDIAAAIRRHRPELVITLNHRDTWGGVAWNTPDHVAVGRATLDAAGDAGNRWIFPELIEQGLEPWNGVRWVAVAGSSTPTHAVDATAGLERAVRSLLEHRTYIEVLTSEDPETYARGFLTANAEALGERFGGKPAVAFELFGR